A region of Spirochaetota bacterium DNA encodes the following proteins:
- a CDS encoding rubrerythrin family protein, with protein MGRFRESQTAKNLLISYAFESQATTRYIFFANKAIEDGYIQIASIFKETADQECEHALRFFKFFNGGELEVTASFLTGVIKTTLDNLMASADLERYVHTELYPGFAKVGRKEGFDKAAGFWDAISIAEAQHEKTFLALSESIKNNTIFNRHKKTVWRCMNCGYIHEGESAPDKCPACVRPIGYFELFIENW; from the coding sequence ATGGGTAGGTTTAGGGAGAGTCAAACAGCTAAAAATTTGCTAATATCATATGCTTTTGAATCTCAGGCGACAACACGTTATATTTTTTTTGCCAATAAGGCTATTGAGGACGGTTATATCCAAATAGCTAGTATTTTTAAGGAAACAGCAGATCAAGAATGTGAACATGCCTTGCGTTTTTTCAAGTTTTTCAATGGAGGAGAACTGGAAGTTACTGCTAGTTTTTTAACCGGTGTGATTAAAACAACCCTAGATAACCTGATGGCGTCAGCTGATCTTGAACGATATGTTCATACTGAACTGTATCCTGGCTTTGCAAAAGTCGGCCGAAAAGAAGGTTTTGATAAAGCTGCTGGTTTTTGGGATGCGATATCTATTGCAGAAGCCCAGCATGAAAAAACATTTTTAGCCCTGTCAGAGAGTATTAAAAATAACACGATTTTTAACCGACATAAAAAAACTGTATGGCGATGCATGAATTGCGGTTATATTCATGAAGGTGAAAGCGCTCCGGATAAATGCCCAGCATGCGTTCGACCAATCGGATATTTCGAGCTTTTTATAGAAAACTGGTAA
- a CDS encoding ferredoxin, whose product MKIIITSQCMGDRNCNNLCPEVFEYDEDELKSIVKFDEIPDQYKDICRQAAKECGADAIQIEE is encoded by the coding sequence ATGAAAATAATAATTACAAGCCAATGTATGGGAGACCGTAATTGTAACAATTTATGCCCTGAAGTATTTGAATATGATGAGGATGAACTGAAATCCATTGTCAAATTTGATGAGATACCTGATCAATATAAGGATATTTGTCGACAGGCGGCCAAGGAGTGCGGAGCCGATGCAATTCAAATCGAAGAATAG
- a CDS encoding cob(I)yrinic acid a,c-diamide adenosyltransferase: protein MKIYDLYTDRGGTLLADGTKLGKDDLCVEAIGTIDETNSFLGLIYAQLMDDDLKEMIDDIQRNLCRINSVLGNAEVSFDEHRVKAIEKMIQKLEDDLTPLSNFVLSGSGVLSAQIQFARALARTAERRVGALKVENENVLPFLNRLSDLLFQVARTVDKRAHKPERLWTGG, encoded by the coding sequence ATGAAAATTTATGATCTTTATACAGATAGGGGGGGTACATTGCTTGCTGATGGTACGAAACTTGGCAAAGATGACCTCTGTGTGGAAGCCATTGGAACAATAGATGAAACCAATTCGTTTCTTGGTTTGATATACGCGCAACTCATGGACGATGATCTCAAAGAAATGATTGATGACATTCAGCGAAACCTATGTCGCATCAATTCTGTTTTAGGGAATGCTGAAGTAAGCTTTGATGAACATAGGGTTAAAGCAATAGAAAAGATGATTCAAAAGCTTGAAGACGATCTTACGCCTTTGAGTAATTTCGTTCTGTCGGGATCAGGTGTACTCTCTGCACAGATTCAATTTGCCAGGGCACTGGCGCGAACAGCTGAACGACGTGTAGGGGCGCTGAAGGTGGAAAACGAAAACGTTTTGCCGTTTCTCAATCGGCTTTCGGATCTGCTATTTCAAGTGGCCCGCACAGTCGATAAGCGGGCCCATAAGCCTGAAAGGCTATGGACAGGTGGGTGA
- a CDS encoding YHS domain-containing protein — MGKTFTFFLILSFALFSFSGISCKEDVKLGDAGGQIKCPVMGGNIDKNSYQDYKGKRVYFCCPACKEKFDKDPDKYMKKLEGVKLDDVPAEKGMHKGHSHEVY, encoded by the coding sequence ATGGGTAAAACATTTACGTTTTTTTTGATTCTCTCCTTTGCATTGTTCTCCTTCTCAGGGATATCCTGCAAGGAGGATGTTAAGCTTGGTGATGCAGGGGGACAAATAAAATGTCCGGTTATGGGGGGGAATATCGATAAGAATTCTTATCAGGATTACAAGGGCAAGAGGGTATATTTTTGTTGTCCGGCATGCAAGGAAAAATTCGATAAGGATCCTGACAAGTATATGAAAAAGCTTGAAGGTGTAAAACTTGATGATGTCCCTGCTGAAAAGGGGATGCATAAGGGACACAGTCACGAAGTATATTGA